The following are from one region of the Nicotiana tomentosiformis chromosome 7, ASM39032v3, whole genome shotgun sequence genome:
- the LOC104112641 gene encoding uncharacterized protein, which yields MVKMNAHCNAILQNQIPQKCRDLESFTIPCLLGSEKFDKALCDSGAFINLIPLSVFRKLESELGVIKSIPVSLQLADQTTILPEGIIEDILVRVGKFAFPIDFIVVNMEVNKKVPIILGRPFLCTGRTNLDIYEWKLMLVVGNEKVVFQMKRMMKYPNDEASAYSFFKLDVVGELAKKSKFDKLVGDILEWCIIQSSKEDDEDPEIKKEAEALETEDQVVDEEELKKEASKPSVELKVLPTHLKYVFLETNNFFVIISAYLTGTDDQF from the coding sequence ATGGTCAAGATGAATGCCCACTGCAATGCCATATTGCAAAACCAAATTCCTCAAAAGTGTAGGGACCTAGAAAGCTTCACCATACCATGCTTGTTGGGGAGTGAGAAATTCGACAAGGCTCTATGTGACTCTGgtgcttttataaatctaatacCTTTGTCTGTGTTCAGAAAACTTGAAAGCGAGCTTGGAGTAATCAAATCCATACCCGTGTCCCTACAACTGGCTGACCAGACCACCATATTACCTGAAGGAATTATTGAAGATATTCTAGTACGGGTGGGCAAATTTGCGTTCCCCATAGACTTTATTGTGGTGAACATGGAAGTGAACAAGAAGGTGCCTATAATTCTAGGGAGGCCTTTCCTATGTACAGGCAGAACAAATCTTGATATCTACGAATGGAAGCTTATGCTCGTAGTGGGTAACGAGAAAGTTGTGTTCCAGATGAAGAGAATGATGAAATATCCCAATGATGAGGCATCTGCCTACTCGTTTTTCAAGCTAGATGTTGTTGGGGAATTGGCTAAAAAATCCAAGTTTGATAAGCTTGTGGGGGACATACTAGAGTGGTGTATTATCCAGTCTAGCAAAGAGGATGATGAAGATCCTGAAATAAAGAAAGAGGCTGAAGCTCTCGAGACTGAGGATCAAGTGGTTGATGAGGAGGAACTCAAAAAGGAGGCTTCTAAGCCTAGTGTGGAATTGAAAGTCCTCCCCACTCACTTGAAATATGTTTTTCTTGAAACTAACAATTTTTTTGTAATTATTTCTGCTTACTTGACAGGTactgacgaccaattttga